The sequence CCATCTGACGGGCGTAGCTCGCCAGGATGTTGAGCTTGACCGCCTTCGACAAGGGCACACTGCCCGAGATCCGCGCACCGTACGTCTGCGAGGAGTTGGTGAAAGCGAAGGCTTCGTCGTAGTCGATCAGATAGGAGAATGCCTTGGCCGTCAAAGGCCCGACCTTGGCGCTAGCATTGAGGAAAACGAAATCGCCGTCCATGCTGCGGCGCGGCCCTGCTTCCGATCCGAAGATCGAATCCTGCTGGATCGCGTAAGTGCCATCGAGGCTGACGGGGCCGAGCGTGGCTTCGGCGCGCACCGCGTCGAACGTCTGCTCGTTCTGGCGCCACCCGACCGAGCCGACGAAGCGTTGGTCATCGAGATTGATGCGCTGGCGTCCGACGGTCAGCGCGAAGGCCTTGGTCTTGTACTGGACCTGCAGGCGGTTGAGGTCGATGCTTTCACCATCGGGAACCACCGCGAATCCGGGGCGGCGCTGCGAGCTGCCGGGAAGCGCGAAGGGAAAGGCGTTGTATTCGTTGTTGAGCCCGAGCGTGCCTTCGGCCTCGACAAGGAATGACAGGTGCGAGGGCGCGTGCTTGATCTCGAACCCGGCGCGCAAGCGCGCGGTGACCGCGTCGGCATCGACGGTCGGCTGATCCACCGCTTCATAACGGATGCGCGCGTCGATGATCGGATCGAAGGTCAGTCCATCCGCCATCGGCACCGGATCGCCAAACGGCTTGTCTGCTGCAAAAGCAGGGTGTGCGAGAGCGATCGGCGACGCGAGCAGCGCCGCCGCCAGAATATGCTTCTTCATGATTTTCCCCTTGATCGTCCCTGAGGCCGATCAGGCATCCTCAAACTGGTGTCAGGCCACCTTCTCGTGCGGTCCGTGATCGTATTCTGCCAGAAAATGCAGGACTTCCTGACGGTAGGCGTAGAAATCCGGGTGCTTGAGCAATGCCTTGCGGTCACGCGGGCGCGGCAGATCGACTTTCAGGATCTTGCCGATCGTGGCGTTCGGGCCGTTGGTCATCATCACCACCCGGTCGGCCAGAAGGATCGCTTCGTCGACGTCGTGGGTGACCATGATCGCGGTCACCTTGGTGCGGTTCCACACTTCGACCAGCACGTCCTGCAAGTCCCAGCGCGTGAGGCTGTCGAGCATGCCGAACGGCTCGTCGAGCAGCAGCAGGCGCGGACTGAGCGCGAAGGCGCGGGCGATGCCGACGCGCTGGCGCATGCCGTTCGACATTTCCGCCGCCATCTTGTCGCGCGCATCGGCAAGCCCCACGCGTTCCAGGTAATAATCCACGATCTCGCGCCGTTCAGCGCGGGTCGCATGGGGATAGACCCGCTCCACGCCAAGCGCGACATTCTGCCGAGCGGTAAGCCAGGGCATCAGGCTGGGCGACTGGAACACCACCGCCTTGTCCGGTCCGGCTATATCGATTTCGCGGTTATCGAGAATGATCCCGCCCTTGCTGATCGCATTCAGCCCCGCCGCCATCGTCAGCACTGTGGACTTGCCGCAGCCCGAATGGCCGATGAGCGAGACGAATTCCCCCTTGTCCATCAACAGGTTGAAGTCCTCGACCACGGTCAGCGGACCCTTGGGCGTCGGGTAGATCTTGTTCAGCTTCCAGAATTCCATGTAGCGCCGGGTTGCGCCCTTCCTTGCCGCGTCCTGATAGGCCTTGGGAGGCGGTGCCAGATCGAGCGGGGTGACATTGGGCAATTGGCCCGCGTCACTGCCCTTGGCCGCCTTTTCGCCCGCAAGCCCCCCCAGATAGGTGACGATTTCGGTGCGGAGCGACTGGAACGCCGGGCTGTCGTTCACGGCCTCGCGGTCACGCGGGCGGGGCAGGTTTACAGTGAAGATCCTGCCGATCCGTGCGGCGGGTGCCGGGGTGAGCACAGCCACCCGGTCTGCCAGCAGCAGCGCCTCATCGACGTCGTTGGTGACAAGGATGATCGTGCGCTTTTCTTCCTCGCGGATGCGGTCGATCTCGTCCTGAAGCTTGGCGCGGGTGAGCGCGTCGAGCGCGGAAAGCGGCTCGTCGAGCAGGAGGATTTCCGGCTCCATGGCGAGCGCGCGGGCCACCGAGACGCGCTGGCGCATGCCGCCCGACAGCTGGCCCGGCTTGCGGTCCATCGCATGGGCGAGGCCGACAAGCTGGACCTTCTGTTTGACGAGCGCCGCGCGGGCTTCCTTGCTGCGATCCTTGTGGACCGAGTCCACAGCCAGCGCGACATTCTGTTCGACCGTGAGCCAGGGGAACAGCGAGTAGGACTGGAAGACGAGGCCGCGATCCTTGTCCGGACCAGTGATCGGCTTGCCGTGCAGGAGCATCTCGCCAGCATCGGGTTCGACCAGCCCGGCAATTGCCGAAATCAGCGTGGTCTTGCCTGCTCCGGAGAAGCCGAGGATCGCGATGAATTCGCCTTCCTCGACATCGAGGTCGATGCCGCCGAGAACTTCGCTGACGCCGCCAGCCTTGCCGGTGTAGCTTTTGCGAACACCCTTGAGCGAAAGGATCGTGGCCATCGTATGGTCCCTTCTCAGACGTTGCGGTTGCGGCTGACAAAGCCTTGCATGGCCATCATCACGCGGTCGAGAGCGAAGCCGATCAGGCCAATCACGACGACCGCGACCATGATGCGTGCCAGCGACTTTTCGGACCCGTTCTGGAACTCATCCCAAACGAACTTGCCGAGGCCTGGGTTCTGCGCGAGCATTTCCGCCGCGATCAGCACCATCCATCCAGTGCCGAGCGAAAGCCGCATGCCGGTGAAGATGTAAGGCAGCGACGAGGGCAGGACGAGACGGGTAAGCCGGGCGAACCAGCCGAGGCGGAGGACGCGGCCCACCGCGATCAGGTCCTTGTCGATGCTGGCGGTGCCGATGGCGGTATTGATCAGCGTCGGCCAGAGCGAGCAGAGCATGACCACGACGGCCGAGATGATGAAGCTTTTCGCCAGCGTCGGATCATCGCTGGTGACCGAGGCCGAGACGACCATCGTCACGATCGGCAGCCAAGCCAGCGGGCTGACCGGGCGCATCACCTGCACCAGCGGATTGATCGCGGCGTTGAAGCGCTTCGACATGCCGGCGACGAGGCCGAGCGGCACGGCGGCGATGGTGGCAAGGACGAAGCCTGCGGCGACCGTTTCAAGGCTGGTGAAGATCTGGTCGATGAACGTCGGCGGGCCGGTGTAGACATACCCTGCCGCCACGGCTTCGGTTGCCGCAACCCGCGAGGCGGCGGCCTCGTCGAGCAGGCCGAGGAACGCGGTCCAGACATCACCCGGCCCCGGCAGCGCGCCCAGCGAAGTCTGAACCAGCGGCGCGAGCAAAGCCCACAGCGCCAGAAACCCGCCGATTCCGGCCAGTGGCGGCCAGATATCGTTGAACAGCGCCCGCCCCGCAGGCAGCTTGAGACCGAAAGGAAGCGTGGGAGTGGACGTCACTGACGGTTCCTTCGGCGTGGGAAGAAGAACTGTGTCCTCCTCCTTCTCCTGGGTCACGATTTCAAGGAATTCATCCTTGCGGAGCGGTACGGCGTTCATGGCTGATCGTCCTGTCTTACTTGACGCCTGCCGGCGTGACCTTCTGCCCCGGCTTCAGGCCGATGGAGAAGCTGGCGGCATAGGCGGCGGGCTTGTGCGCATCGAAGGCCACGCCGTCGATCGCCTTGCGGGAGTAGACGCGGAAGCCGTCGGTCTTGGGGAACTGCTCCGCGGTGGCCTTGCCGTCCGCAACGAGCGACTGGGCCGCCGCATCGTAAAGGTCCGGGCGATAGACAGACTTCACGGTGTCGAGATACCACTGGTCGGACTTGTCTTCCGAGATCTGACCCCAGCGGCGCATTTGCGTCAGGAACCAGATACCGTCCGAATAGAACGGGTAGCTGGCCTGCTGATCGAAGAACAAGTTGAATTCAGGCGTATCGCGGGTGTCGCCCGAACCGAACGTGAACTTGCCGGTCATCGAGGCCATCAGCACTTTTTCATCTGCACCGACATACTTCGAATTGGCGAGCATCTTGACCGCTTCAGGGCGATTCTTGCCGCCTTCGGCATCTAGCCACATCGAGGCACGGATGAGAGCGCGCGTGAGCGCCTTGACCGTGTTCGGGTTCTTCTTTGCGAAGTCTGCGGTGAGGCCGAACACCTTGTCGCCCGTGGTCCCGGCAATGTCGGGATCGACGATGATCGGCACGCCGATCTTCTTGGCGACCGAGGCCTGATTCCATGGTTCGCCCACCGAATAGCCGTTGATCGTGCCAGCTTCCATCGTGGCGGGCATCTGCGGCGGCGGGGTAACCGAAAGCTGCACTTCGGCGCCGGTGACGCCCGCGGTGTCGGCAGGCAGATAGAAGCCGGGGTTGAGGCCGCCTGCTGCCAGCCAGTAACGCAGCACGTAGTTGTGGGTGGAGACGGGGAAGACCATGCCCATCTTGAACGGCTTGCCCTCGGCCTTGAACTTGGCAACGACTGGCTTCAGCGCGGCTGCCGAGATCGGCATTTGCACCTTGCCGTCTGCGCCCTTGGGCAGATTCGGGGCAATCATGTCCCAGACCTGATTGGAGACAGTGATGCCCTTGCCGTTGAGATCGAGCGAGAACGGGGTGACGAGCGGGACCTTGGAGCCTATGCCAGCGCCCGAAGCGAGGACCTGGCCTGCCAGCATGTGTGCGCCATCAAGCTGCCCGCCAGTCACACCATCGAGCAAGACCTTCCAGTTCGCCTGGGGTTCAAGCGTCACGGTGAGGCCCTCTTCACGGAAGAAGCCCTTTTCCTGCGCCACGACCAGCGGGGCGATGTCGGTCAGCTTGATGAAGCCGAGCTTGAGCACGGGCTTTTCGATGCCGTTTGCCGAAGCTGCGGGCTTTTCTGGAGCATCAGCACCCTTGCCGCAGCTTGCCAGCGCAACGCTGGCGAGGAGCACGGCCATCATGCCGCGGCGATTGATCCTGCGAAATCCGTCCATTCGAACCACCCCTTTGGTCGGCGTGGACAACACAAAAAAGCCGCCTCGACTTGACCACAAGGTCAGATCGGGCGGCGACGTTGCCACGCAATGAAAACTGGAAGCCGGTTAAGCGTGATCCCGTCCAACTTTGGGCGGCGCTTCATCTGCTGCGTGCAAAGCTATGTGATTCGCCCCTCATTGGGCAAGTCCTTTTTGCACCGCAGCAGAATTTTATTCCTTTGCCTGTGATTCCACGTAGGCGGGAAGGTGGGTCGGATCGAACACCTTGCCATCAAAGAAACTGTTGTTTTCCAGCGTTATCACACCCTGCTGCATGCTGACCGATGTGGGTCCGGCAAGGCTGCCTTCGACTTTGGAACTGGCTCCCGGCAAGGGGTCTCCAGTCCCCAATAGTGCACTGCGGTACACATCGGGCCGGAACACGTGGGCGGCGCGGGCGGCGTCTCCAGCCTCGAATCCAGCCCCGTCCCAGCGGACCATCTGGCTGTAGAGCCACTCCGCCTGGCTGACCCACGGGAAGTTGGCGGCTTCGCGATGCTGGAACATGAAATCGGGGTAGTGGAGCACCTCGCCGCCCTGTGCCAGCAGCAGCCGGTCGGAAATGGCGCGCTCGATCAACCGCGCATCACCATCAAGGTACTCTGCGCGTGACAAAATAGCCGCATTGGCTTCAAGATTGGCGGGATCGACGAAGTGTTCGCCCGCCGCGCGCATGGCGCGGATCAGCGCCTCTACTTCACTACGGCGCTCTTCCATCACCGGTTCCCGCAAGGCGAGCACCTTTTCGACACCGCGCCGCCAGATCTGCGCAGTGAGCAGGACGATGCGCCCTGCCCCGCGCTCTACTGCCACGCTGTTCCACGGCTCGCCCACACAGATGCCGTCCACTTCGCCCGCGTCGAGCGCATCGGCGCAGAACGGTGGCGGAACCGTGGTGATCTCGACATCGGCGTCGGGGCGAATGCCGCAGCCCGCAAGCCAGTAGCGCAGCATGTAGTTATGGCTCGAATAGCGATGGACGACGCCGAAGCGCAGGGGACGGCCCGCCGCCTTGCGCTCGGTGGCGACTGCGGCCAGCGCCGCACCGACAAGCTTGGGATCACCCAGCGCGCCCGGCGGGCAGACCCTGTCCGCAAGATCGTTGCGAAGAGTAATCGCGTTGCCATTGAGGCCCAGCACGAACGGCACGGACAGTGGCACTGCCGGTCGCCCGCGTCCAAGCGTGGTGGCAATGGCGAGCGGCGCGACCATATGCGCGGCGTCGCTGTGGCCATAGAGCAGGCGATCCAGCACAGTGGCCCAGCTCATGTCCTTGAGCAGGCGGAGCGAAAGGCCTTCCTCCTCGGCGAAACCATGTTCGCGCGCGAGAATCGGCAGGCAGGCATCGACAAGCGGCAGGAAACCAACGGTCAGTTCGCCCTGCTTGACCATCAAATCCCTCCCATCAACTTGTGCGCGGTGACGACCGCTTCGGCAATGTCGGCGATGCGCTTGCCTTGATTCATCGCGGTCTTGCGCAGTTCGGTATAAGCCTGAGGCTCGGTAAAACCGCGGCTTTGCATGAGAATGCGCTTGGCCTGATCGACCGTTTCACGATCAGCCAGCTTGCCCTTGGCTTCGGCGAGATCGGACTGGAGGCGTGAAAAGGCGTTGAACCGACGGACGGCGAGATCGAGGATCGGGCGGATGCGGTGGGGCGCGAGACCGTCGACCACATAGGACGACACGCCCGCATCGATCGAGGCGCCGATGGCCTCCTCGTCGCTCTCATCGACGAACATGGCGATGGGCCGGTCCAACACGCGGCTTACCGCGAAGTATTCTTCCAGCACGTCACGCGAGGGATTGCCGAGGTCCATCAGCACGATGTCGGGCGAGATCTCGCCAATGCGCGCGACAAGACCGCGCCGCTCTGTCACGACGAAGATCTCGCAGTCCGACAGGGCTGCGAGTCCTTCCTGGATGACAGCCGCGCGGCTGGCACTTTCGTCGACGACGGCAATGCGCATAGGGCCCTTGTGCAGTGCAGCATCGCATTTTGCAAGTCGGGGGCCTCACCCGCCTGTGCAGAGATCAAGCGCGGCGCTCCCGCGACACATAATATACCACCGGAAATTCAGACTCTTAGCGCCCTGCCACGTCCGTGCTTCGCTCCGGCACATCGTTGTGGCGGAACCAGTCATTCCGAAAACGATTGTGGAAACGCGGCAGCAATAGTGCCGATCAGGGGTAACGGCGGTCCATGGCAGGAGCAGTGCACCGGATTCGGCACTTTCTCAGCGAGGAAGAGTGGGCGTTTGCCCCCCATGAAACTCCGGCCCTGCCCGGATCACCGGGATCGCCCGATCATCCCATACAAAGGCGAGTGGCCTATGGCACGATTTCCGTGCTGCTGGGGCTTACCGGTGGGCTGGGCAACGCGCTGGTTGCGGCGAACACAGCGACGCTTCAGGGCGCGCTCGGGCTTGATCCTGCACAGATCGCCTGGCTGCCGACCGTTTACGTGATGACCAACATCAGCATCAACCTGCTGCTGATCAAATTCCGCCAGCAATTCGGCCTGCGCCCTTTCACGCTCATTTTCCTGTTCATCTACGCGGTACTGACTTTCGCGCACTTGTTTGTGCTCGACTTCACCTCGGCCATATTCGTGCGGGCGGCGAGCGGCATGGCAGGCGCGGCACTGACCACTCTGGGGCTGTATTACATGATGCAGGCGCTGCCCGCATCATGGCGGCTGAAAGCACTTGTGATCGGGCTGGGCATTCCGCAATGCGCAACGCCGTTGGCAAGGCTGTTCTCGCCCGAACTGCTGGCGATGTCGCAATGGCGCACGCTCTATCTGTTCGAACTAGGTCTGGCGCTGCTGTCACTGGCATCGGTGGCGTGGCTGCGTCTGCCACCGACGATCCGCCAAAAGGCGTTCGAACCGCTCGATTTTGTGACCTTTACACTGTTTGCCGTGTCGATGGCGCTGATCTCCGCCGTTCTGGGACTTGGGCGGATCGTGTGGTGGACAAATGCGCCTTGGATCGGCTGGGCGCTGGTGACGGCGATTCCGCTGCTGGCGGCCGCGCTGATCATCGAACATGGGCGGAGCAATCCGCTGATCAACACGCGCTGGTTGGCCAGCACCGACATCCTGCGCTTTGCCGTGGTGACGATCATGGCGCGCATCGTGCTGTCGGAGCAAAACACGGCGGCGGTGGGCATGTTGACGCTGTTTGGGCAGAACAACGACCAGTTGGGCACATTTTTCGCCATCATTTTCGTCGCGTCTGTGGCTGGCGTGCTGGTCAGCGCGATCACGCTCGACCTGACCAGACTGACCCAGCCGGTGATACTGGCAATCGGTCTGGTGGCCGTGGCCGCGTGGTTGGATTCCAGCTCGACCAGCCTGACACGGGCACCGCAGCTTTACTTCACGCAGGCGCTAATCGCGTTTTCGGCAACGCTGTTCTTCGGTCCGGCGCTGCTGTTCGGGATGAGCCGGGCGCTAAGCCAAGGGTCCGGCCATGTGATCAGCTTCCTGGCTCTGTTCGGGATCGTAAATTCGCTGGGCGGGCTTGGCGGGGCGGCGCTGCTCGGCAGCTACCAGCAGATGCGAGAGAGGGCACACAGTGTGGAACTGGTTCAGACCATCGACCCGACCGATCCAATCGTGGCGCAGCGCATCCAGCTTGGCGCGAGCGCGGTTTCGCGCACGGTAGGCGACCCCGCGCTAAGGCAGGCCGAGGGCGGCGCGCTTCTGGCGCAAGCGACCAGCCGCGAGGCCAATGTGCTGGCTTATAACGACGTGTTTCAGCTGATCGCGGTGCTGGCCGCCGGCACGTTCAGCTATCTTCTGTTCCTTTTGATCAGGCGGCGCCTTCGTGAGCGCCGGATGGAGTCCTCCGCATGACCGAAGTCCGCAACCCTGTTGATCCGGTTCCGGTAACGGACGAGCGGCTGGACGAGCTTGAGGAGGCAGCGCCCGAACCGGCGCCCGCTGCGCCTGCGGGATCGGGCTGGCAGCCCAAACGGGAGAACCGCAAAGTCTTGATCGCAATCGTGATCGTTGCCGTCGCCGGGATATTGGCGATCCTTGCTGCGTGGCGGTTGCCACCCTTTTCCACTGCGGCGGTTTCGACTGACAACGCCTTTGTCCGCGGGCGGACGACCGTGATCAGCCCACAGCTTTCCGGCTATGTCATGCAAGTCTATGTGCGCGATTTCGACATGGTGAAAGCGGGCGATCCGCTGGTTCGCATCGACGACCGCATCTTTCGTCAGCGGGTGGCACAAGCCGATGCGCAAGTGGCAACGCAACAGGCGACACTGGCCAACGCCGATCAGGCAGCGCGCAGCCGTGCCGCCAGCCTCTCGGCGCAGGATGCCGCCATGGCCGGTGCCGAAGCCCAGTTGCTCAGGGCGCACGCGGACATGGCGCGCGTGAATGACCTGATTACTGACGGTTCTGTTTCCTTGCGCGAACGTGACCAGACGCTCGCGGCTCTGCGACAGGCACAGGCAGCAGTCATGCAGGCCCGCGCCGCGCGCGAAATTGCACGGCAGGACATCCGCACGGTGGAAGTCGGGCGCGGCGGGCAAAAGGCAGGCGTTTCAGGAGCATCGGCAGCGCTCGAACTTTCGCGTATCGATCTGGCCAACACTGTGATCCGCGCGCCAGAGGCAGGACGGCTGAGCGAGGTTGGTGTACGCATCGGCCAATACGTTACCGCTGGATCGCAATTGCTGTTCCTGGTTCCGCCCGAGACGTGGGTGATCGCCAATTTCAAGGAAGCCCAAACCGCGCGCATTCGGGTGGGCCAGCCTGCCACCTTTACCGTCGACGGGCTTGGCGGTGCGCGGCTGACGGGCCGGGTCGAACAGATTTCCCCTGCAGCGGGATCGGAATTCGCGGTGCTGAAATCGGATAATGCCACGGGGAACTTCACCAAGGTGCCGCAGCGGATTGCCGTTCGAATACGGATCGACAAAGGACAGGATCTGAGCGCGCGGTTGCGGCCGGGAATGTCCGTCCAGGCGCGGGTGGATACATCGGGAGCGGGCAATTGATGCGAGGGTTGGCCTTTGCGGTCTTGCTGGGCGCAGCGGCACTGGCTGGCTGCGCCGGACCCCGCCCTGCCCCGCCCGCCAGCGCTTCGGTTACGGCGCCGGCGGGTTGGCGCACGGACATGGCCGGTCCTCGCCAGGCAATTGGCGCGGAATGGTGGAACGGGTTTGGCGATCCCGTGCTGGGCGAGCTTGAAGCGCGAGCATTGGTCGGAAATCCCGACCTTGCGCTGGCCGCCTCGCGGATTGACGAGGCGCGGGCCCAATTCGCACTCGCACGTGCCCAACTCAACCCACAAGTCGGCGGCAGTATAGGGGCATCGGGCGGGCAGTCGCTGAGCCCATTTGGTACAGCAGCAGAGGCGGTTAGCGCACAGCCAGGACTGTCGATCAGCTACGACCTCGACCTGTTCGGGCGATTGCGGCTGGCGAGCCAGGCGGCGCAAGCACAATTGCTCGGCAGCGAAGGCGCGCGCGATACGGTGCGGCTGGCGCTCGTCAGCAGCGTGGCGGGCGGGTACGTCACCCTGCGCGGGCTGGACCAGCGGCTGGCGATTGCGCAGGCGACCGCGACTGGGCGCGCCGAAGCGCTGCGGATCGCGCGGCGGCGGGCTGAAACGGGCTATACTTCATCGCTTGAACTTCATCAGGCCGAGGCAGAATTTGCAGCGACGCAGCAGTTGATCGCGCAAGCACAACTGGCAATAGCGCGGCAGGAGAACGCGTTGTCTTTGCTGCTGGGCGAGAAACCTGCAGCAATCGCGCGAGGCATCCCCATCGACCGCTTGACCGCTCCATCCCTGCCCGATGGCATGCCTGCCGATGTGCTTCGGCGCCGGCCCGACATATTTCAGGCCGAGCAGACGCTTGTGGCGGCGGACCGTTCTCTCGATTCCGCGCGCGCGGCCTTCCTGCCCGATCTAACGCTGACCGGAACTGCAGGCGTCGTCCTCACGACCGCGCTGTCCAGTCCTGTCGGCGTATTCGCGCTGGGAGGAAGCATTCTGGCGCCGATCTTCAGCGGGGGCAGGCTGGAAGCGCAGCAGGGCCTTGCCGCCGCGCGCCGCGATCAGGCGGCGTTTGCCTATCGCAAAGCGGCGCTTGCAGCGTTCCGCGAAGTTGAGGATGGGCTTGCCGGGGTGAACCGGACAGGACAACAGCAGGAGGCGCTCGAAGTGCAACGCAAGGCGCTGGCGGCAGGGCTGAACAACGCCACGAACCGCTACCGCGCCGGCTATTCGCCTTATCTCGAACAACTTGACGCCCAACGCGGGTTGCTGAGTGCTGAACTAGCGCTGGTTCAGGCGCGGACGGACCATTTGCTGGCGTTCGTATCGCTCTATCAGGCGCTTGGCGGCGGATGGAGCAAGGCAGACCTGTGCCGAAGCCAGCCCGGCGAATGCGGTTCGCCAGACCTGTAGAGAAATCCCCAGTGCCGTGGATCAATGCGGCGCTTCGGTCGTTCGTTGGGGGAAATCCCACAACAAGGTGCGCCAAGCAACATGGCAACGGTTCAATCATTCGCCTGCGTGAACGGCAGGAACGAAGCCCTCCCGCAAGACCCTCGCCGCACGTTGCTCGACTGGCTGCGCGAAGATCTGAATCTCACCGGATCAAAGAAGGGCTGTGATCATGGTCAGTGCGGTGCATGCACAGTGCTGGTCGAGGGGCGGCGGATCAACTCGTGCCTTTCGCTCGCGCAATTGCACGAGGGTGACACCATCGAAACGATCGAGTCTATCGGCAGCGCCACCGACCTGTCGGCGCTGCAGAAAGCGTTCGTCACGCATGACGGGTTCCAGTGCGGCTATTGCACGCCGGGCCAGATTTGTTCGGCCAAGGCCATGATGCAGGAACTGGCAGACGGCTGGGCCAGCACAGTAACAGAAGATATCGCTGCGCCGCCGCCGATCACGCGTGAGGAACTGCGCGAGCGGATGAGTGGAAATCTCTGCCGCTGCGGCGCCTATTCGAACATTATCGCCGCGATTGAAGAGGTGATGGCGGCCGACCCGGTTGCAGGGAGGGTTTCAGCATGAAGCCGTTCACGCTCGATCATGCGCAGTCTGCATCTGAAGCGGTCACGGGGCTTGCAGCAGGTGCCACCGCCATTGCCGGTGGTACCAATCTGGTTGACCTGTTGAAGCTGCAGATCGCCACGCCGGATCGGCTGTTGTCAGTCCGCCGCACTGGACTTGATGCCATTGCCGCCGATGGCGACGGCCTGCGTATTGGCGCGTTGGTGACCAACGCCGACTGTGCTGCCGACGCGCGGGTGCGCCAGTCTTGGCCGCTCCTCGCCAAGGCGATCCTGGCAGGTGCAAGCCCGCAATTGCGCAATCGCGCAACGACCGGCGGCAACTTGTGCCAGCGCACGCGCTGCGGATATTTTTACGATACCACTCAAGCCTGCAACAAGCGCGAGCCAGGCAGTGGCTGTAGCGCAAAGGACGGCTTCAATCGCATTCACGCGGTTCTGGGCACGAGCGATGCCTGCATCGCTACGTATCCCGGCGACATGGCGGTGGCGATGCTGGCACTGGACGCGGTTGTGCATACCGAGGGACCACGCGGCGGCCGTGAAATTGCAGTGGGCGAGTTCCACCTCCAACCGGGCGATGATCCCTCGCGCGACAATGTGTTGGAGGCGGGCGAACTGATTACCGCTGTCACGCTTCCCGCCCCCACCGGCGGCGTACAAGTCTATCGCAAAGTTCGTGACCGCGCGTCCTATGCATTCGCGCTGGTGTCGGTTGCTGCCGACGTTTGCATGGAAAATGGCCGGATAGTCCGTTGCACCTTGGCTTTTGGCAGCCTCGGCACGGTGCCATGGCGTGACCCGGCAGTGGAGGCAGTATTGGTGGGCGAAGCGCCATCCCCTGCTCTGTTCGACAAGGCCGCCGATGTGCTGCTGCGCGATGCACGCGGGTTCGGAGCGAACGATTTCAAGATCGCGCTGGCTCGCCGTGCGCTCGCCGCCACTCTCAACGACGCGACGAAGGGCTGATTCGATGCAACTTCCCCTGGCAGACATGTATAACAAGCCCGACGACCGCAATTTGCTGGATCACATGAAGCAGGGCGTGATCGGCAAGCCGTTCGACCGCCCCGAAGGACCTCTGAAAGTCAGCGGAACCGCTACATATGCGGCGGAATGGAAACTGCCTGATTGCGCTGAGGGCGTGCTGGTTCTGGCTACCATTGCGCAAGGCACGGTCAAGGCTATCGACCGGCAAGCTGTGCTGGCGATGCCGGGGGTGATTACGGTTCTGGCTGACGAGGCCATGCTCCGCCGACCGGCCCAAGGCACTGCAGGAAAAGCGCCCGCGCAAGGTGCCGAGACGGTCGAGTACTTCGCCCAGCCCGTCGCACTGGTCGTCGCCGACACTTTCGAGCAGGCCCGCGACGCGGCCTTGGCACTGCACGTGGACTATGAATTGGCGAGCGCCCCCGTGCCCTTCGATCCTGATAGCCCCGATGCGGAAGTGGAAACGCCATCGGACAGCAAGCCGGTCAAAGGCGGTGATCTGGACCGGGCGATGCGCGAAGCAGCGTTCAGCGTGGACGTGGAATACGACACGCCCGGCCATGCCAGCGCGGCGATGGAGCCCCATGCGACTATCGCAGAATGGCAGGACGACCACCTGATCCTGCGCGGCAGCTACCAAATGCTCGGCTACAACGTGAAGGAGATCGCGGACAGTCTTGGCATTTCGCCCAAGAAAGTGCGGATACTTTCGCCTTACGTC is a genomic window of Novosphingobium sp. MMS21-SN21R containing:
- a CDS encoding 2Fe-2S iron-sulfur cluster-binding protein; amino-acid sequence: MATVQSFACVNGRNEALPQDPRRTLLDWLREDLNLTGSKKGCDHGQCGACTVLVEGRRINSCLSLAQLHEGDTIETIESIGSATDLSALQKAFVTHDGFQCGYCTPGQICSAKAMMQELADGWASTVTEDIAAPPPITREELRERMSGNLCRCGAYSNIIAAIEEVMAADPVAGRVSA
- a CDS encoding xanthine dehydrogenase family protein subunit M, with translation MKPFTLDHAQSASEAVTGLAAGATAIAGGTNLVDLLKLQIATPDRLLSVRRTGLDAIAADGDGLRIGALVTNADCAADARVRQSWPLLAKAILAGASPQLRNRATTGGNLCQRTRCGYFYDTTQACNKREPGSGCSAKDGFNRIHAVLGTSDACIATYPGDMAVAMLALDAVVHTEGPRGGREIAVGEFHLQPGDDPSRDNVLEAGELITAVTLPAPTGGVQVYRKVRDRASYAFALVSVAADVCMENGRIVRCTLAFGSLGTVPWRDPAVEAVLVGEAPSPALFDKAADVLLRDARGFGANDFKIALARRALAATLNDATKG